In Vibrio atlanticus, the following proteins share a genomic window:
- the csrD gene encoding RNase E specificity factor CsrD: protein MRYTPTLKLSTRLVAFVTVIVISAMFILFIGGTLSFKRIGQEYLDHYLVGIVDVVDKEMEDPDAAYSMQRWMPKMLQASNIVEMKLSNKTGIVYRFKDTSPQIDPNRLYERSFILDRNEGYQIEFKALPPYIGYNYSIEAMWSITLAVALILFCLARGVRWLKEQLMGSEILEERGRMILAGQVEAHSKGDEREWPYTASEALDVLIEELKDARQERSRFDTFIRTHTFLDKLTGTANRVLFDNKLESVLHESGARGGVLLIRIDEWEQVRDANDKQITDGFIIEVGEVLSNIVQRYPDVIFSRYYEADFAVFIPHQGTKDIATLAAQCLRQLDKLTPPDPLESDNWCHIGVTMYTEGERHSQIMDETETALKSAQLERINNWSRYPKENKTEIDRGSVRWRTLLDKALLPENLVIFAQRCYLMPDSGQANELHKEIFIRIQDPDKGLLKSSRFMSAVEQVGYQAQMDQSVLTVLFKSLKVSTQPVNYSVNLSVTPFANKSHFKWFRSELLQLSAQHRSQLAFEFSEGHLITHLDYMRPVAKMLRGLGCKVVVGQAGRTIVSTHYIKDLKVDYIKLHRSLVKKIDQRHENQLFVRSLIGACGDSPTEVIAVGVETKQEKNTLIELGINGYQGRCFDEEQQIIPLPTQGDKTVKAESVVKVGRRNRWRKSNS, encoded by the coding sequence ATGAGATATACCCCGACACTAAAATTGAGCACTCGATTGGTCGCATTTGTCACCGTGATAGTGATCAGTGCGATGTTCATCCTTTTTATTGGTGGCACACTCTCCTTTAAGCGTATAGGACAGGAATATTTAGATCATTATTTGGTTGGCATTGTTGACGTCGTAGATAAAGAGATGGAAGATCCAGATGCTGCGTATTCAATGCAACGTTGGATGCCGAAGATGTTGCAGGCAAGCAATATCGTTGAGATGAAGCTTTCAAACAAAACCGGTATCGTTTACCGATTTAAAGATACCTCCCCACAAATTGATCCAAACCGCCTCTATGAAAGAAGCTTCATTTTAGATCGAAATGAAGGCTATCAAATCGAATTTAAAGCACTCCCCCCTTATATTGGTTACAACTACTCGATTGAAGCTATGTGGTCGATTACTTTGGCGGTGGCATTGATCCTTTTTTGTTTGGCCCGTGGTGTTCGTTGGTTAAAAGAACAGTTAATGGGCTCAGAGATTTTGGAAGAGCGAGGGAGAATGATCCTTGCTGGGCAGGTAGAGGCTCATTCAAAAGGGGACGAGCGAGAATGGCCATATACGGCAAGTGAAGCGCTTGATGTACTGATTGAAGAGTTGAAAGATGCACGCCAAGAGCGAAGTCGCTTTGATACTTTTATCCGCACCCATACTTTTCTAGATAAGCTCACTGGTACAGCCAACCGAGTACTATTTGATAACAAACTTGAATCTGTACTGCATGAAAGTGGCGCTCGTGGAGGCGTTTTACTGATACGTATCGACGAGTGGGAACAAGTTCGAGATGCCAATGACAAGCAGATCACCGACGGATTTATTATTGAAGTTGGTGAAGTATTGTCGAATATTGTTCAGCGTTATCCCGATGTCATTTTTTCTCGCTATTACGAAGCAGACTTTGCCGTGTTTATTCCGCATCAAGGAACAAAGGATATTGCGACGTTGGCTGCTCAATGTTTAAGGCAATTAGATAAATTGACTCCACCGGATCCTTTGGAATCAGATAATTGGTGCCATATTGGTGTGACAATGTATACCGAAGGTGAACGCCATAGCCAAATTATGGATGAAACGGAAACGGCGTTAAAGAGCGCTCAGTTAGAGCGCATTAATAACTGGAGCCGTTATCCAAAAGAAAATAAAACTGAGATAGACAGAGGCAGTGTTCGCTGGAGAACATTACTTGATAAAGCCCTGCTACCTGAAAATTTAGTAATCTTTGCTCAGCGGTGTTATCTTATGCCGGATTCAGGTCAAGCTAATGAATTGCATAAAGAAATATTTATTAGAATTCAAGATCCAGATAAAGGTCTATTGAAATCTTCTCGCTTTATGTCTGCGGTAGAACAAGTCGGTTATCAAGCTCAAATGGATCAATCGGTTTTGACGGTTTTATTTAAGTCGCTGAAAGTATCAACACAGCCTGTCAATTATTCGGTGAACTTGAGTGTCACTCCGTTTGCAAATAAATCACATTTTAAATGGTTCCGAAGTGAGTTGTTACAGCTCTCTGCTCAGCATCGTTCTCAGCTTGCTTTTGAATTTTCAGAAGGCCATCTAATTACTCACCTTGATTATATGCGACCAGTGGCGAAGATGTTACGAGGGTTAGGGTGTAAAGTGGTGGTTGGCCAAGCTGGGCGAACCATTGTTAGCACTCATTATATAAAGGATTTGAAGGTTGACTATATTAAGCTTCATCGAAGTTTGGTAAAGAAAATCGATCAAAGGCATGAAAACCAACTGTTTGTTCGAAGTCTGATTGGAGCATGCGGTGATTCTCCAACTGAAGTGATCGCGGTCGGAGTTGAGACAAAGCAAGAAAAGAATACCTTGATAGAGTTAGGCATTAACGGTTATCAAGGGAGATGTTTCGACGAAGAACAACAAATAATTCCCTTGCCTACTCAAGGGGATAAGACAGTGAAAGCTGAATCCGTTGTAAAAGTCGGTCGAAGAAATCGATGGCGTAAGAGTAATAGTTAA
- the uvrA gene encoding excinuclease ABC subunit UvrA, whose product MDKIEIRGARTHNLKDINLTIPRDKLTVITGLSGSGKSSLAFDTLYAEGQRRYVESLSAYARQFLSLMEKPDVDHIEGLSPAISIEQKSTSHNPRSTVGTITEVYDYLRLLYARVGEPRCPDHNTPLAAQTISQMVDKILELPAGSKMMLLAPIVKERKGEHVKTLENLAAQGFIRARIDGETCDLSDPPTLELHKKHTIEVVVDRFKVRPDLQQRLAESFETTLELSGGIAVVGWMDDKEQEEIVFSANFACPKCGYSMQELEPRLFSFNNPAGACGTCDGLGVQQYFDPSRVILYENLSIAEGAIKGWDQKNYYYFQMLTSLSDHYDFDLYAPFNSLPKKTQEIILKGSGRTEVEFKYINDRGDIRVKRHPFEGILNTLERRYRDTESSAVREDLAKYISTKSCSSCDGTRLRLEARNVFIGDTTLPEIVQLSIADALEFFQNLSLSGQRGQIADKVMKEINDRLHFLVNVGLNYLNLSRSAETLSGGEAQRIRLASQIGAGLVGVMYVLDEPSIGLHQRDNERLLQTLVHLRDLGNTVLVVEHDEDAIRCADHVIDIGPGAGVHGGHVVAEGTMQDIIENPNSLTGQYLSGAKEIAIPKQRTPIDKKKVVEIVGATGNNLKNVTATIPVGLFSCITGVSGSGKSTLINDTFFKVAHTQLNGATTAVPAQHKKIKGLEHFDKVIDIDQSPIGRTPRSNPATYTGIFTPIRELFAGTQESRSRGYKPGRFSFNVRGGRCEACQGDGVIKVEMHFLPDVYVPCDVCKGKRYNRETLEVRYKGKTIDEVLEMTVEDAREYFNPVPVIARKLQTLMDVGLSYIRLGQAATTLSGGEAQRVKLARELSKRDTGKTLYILDEPTTGLHFHDIQQLLTVLHRLRDHGNTVVVIEHNLDVVKTADWILDLGPEGGQGGGEIVAEGTPEDVALVEGSHTARFLKPMLNLK is encoded by the coding sequence ATGGATAAAATAGAAATTAGAGGCGCTCGTACGCATAACCTCAAAGACATTAACCTAACCATACCTCGTGATAAGCTAACGGTTATCACTGGATTATCAGGTTCAGGAAAGTCGTCACTTGCGTTTGATACCCTCTACGCAGAAGGTCAACGTCGTTATGTTGAGTCTTTGTCGGCCTATGCTCGTCAATTTCTATCTCTCATGGAAAAGCCTGATGTCGACCACATCGAAGGTTTATCTCCAGCCATCTCCATCGAACAGAAATCAACTTCTCACAATCCTCGTTCAACTGTTGGCACCATCACTGAAGTCTATGATTACCTAAGACTACTTTATGCTCGTGTCGGTGAACCGCGCTGCCCTGATCACAATACCCCTCTCGCGGCGCAAACCATCAGCCAAATGGTCGATAAAATCTTAGAATTGCCTGCTGGTTCAAAGATGATGCTATTGGCTCCGATAGTCAAAGAACGTAAAGGTGAGCATGTTAAAACGCTTGAGAACTTAGCCGCGCAAGGCTTTATCCGTGCTCGTATTGATGGCGAGACCTGTGACCTGTCCGATCCACCAACGTTGGAGCTGCACAAGAAGCACACCATTGAAGTTGTGGTTGACAGATTCAAGGTTCGCCCAGATCTCCAACAACGTTTAGCCGAATCCTTCGAGACCACATTAGAGCTATCTGGTGGTATCGCAGTTGTCGGTTGGATGGATGATAAAGAACAAGAAGAGATCGTGTTCTCGGCTAATTTTGCTTGTCCAAAGTGTGGCTACAGCATGCAAGAACTTGAGCCTCGCCTATTCTCATTCAATAACCCGGCAGGTGCTTGTGGTACTTGTGATGGACTTGGTGTTCAACAATATTTTGATCCAAGTCGAGTTATTTTATATGAGAACCTAAGCATTGCAGAAGGTGCAATAAAAGGTTGGGATCAGAAAAATTATTACTATTTCCAAATGCTAACATCGCTGTCAGACCATTATGATTTTGACCTTTATGCTCCGTTCAATTCTTTACCAAAGAAAACTCAAGAGATCATCCTCAAGGGGTCAGGTAGAACTGAAGTTGAATTCAAATACATCAATGATCGTGGTGATATCCGAGTCAAACGTCATCCGTTTGAAGGTATTTTAAATACGCTGGAACGCCGTTACCGCGACACTGAATCTAGCGCGGTGCGTGAAGATCTTGCCAAGTACATCTCAACGAAGTCATGCTCTAGCTGTGATGGTACACGTTTAAGATTAGAAGCTCGAAATGTCTTTATTGGCGATACCACATTGCCAGAAATCGTACAGCTCAGCATTGCTGATGCACTAGAGTTTTTCCAAAACTTGTCGCTCAGCGGCCAGCGTGGGCAAATTGCTGATAAAGTGATGAAAGAGATCAATGATCGTCTGCATTTCTTGGTGAACGTTGGTTTGAATTACCTGAACCTATCACGCAGTGCAGAAACACTGTCTGGTGGTGAAGCGCAAAGGATTCGTCTCGCAAGTCAAATTGGTGCCGGTTTAGTTGGCGTTATGTATGTGCTGGATGAGCCATCAATTGGCCTCCACCAGCGTGATAATGAACGTCTACTACAAACTCTGGTTCACCTAAGAGATTTAGGAAATACCGTACTTGTTGTTGAGCATGACGAAGATGCGATTCGTTGCGCTGACCATGTTATCGATATAGGCCCAGGCGCAGGTGTTCATGGTGGTCACGTGGTCGCTGAAGGCACCATGCAAGACATCATCGAAAATCCGAATTCTTTAACTGGGCAATACCTCAGCGGCGCCAAAGAAATTGCGATCCCCAAACAAAGAACGCCTATCGATAAGAAAAAGGTCGTCGAGATCGTTGGCGCGACTGGGAACAACCTAAAGAATGTCACTGCGACAATCCCTGTAGGCTTGTTCAGCTGTATTACCGGTGTATCGGGATCCGGTAAATCAACACTCATCAATGACACCTTCTTTAAAGTCGCCCACACTCAATTGAACGGTGCAACAACTGCAGTTCCGGCGCAGCACAAAAAGATTAAAGGCTTAGAGCATTTCGACAAAGTAATCGATATTGATCAAAGCCCTATCGGTCGAACACCAAGATCGAATCCTGCAACCTACACTGGTATTTTCACTCCAATTCGAGAGTTATTTGCAGGTACACAAGAATCACGATCTCGTGGCTACAAGCCAGGTCGATTCAGTTTTAACGTTCGTGGTGGTCGTTGTGAAGCGTGTCAGGGAGACGGCGTCATCAAAGTAGAGATGCATTTCTTGCCAGATGTGTATGTACCGTGCGATGTGTGTAAAGGTAAGCGTTATAACCGTGAAACGCTAGAGGTCCGCTACAAGGGGAAAACCATTGACGAAGTTCTAGAGATGACTGTCGAAGATGCTCGAGAATACTTCAACCCTGTTCCTGTTATTGCTCGTAAGCTGCAAACATTGATGGATGTTGGCCTTTCCTACATTCGCCTCGGACAAGCAGCAACAACCTTGTCTGGCGGTGAAGCACAACGTGTTAAGTTGGCAAGAGAGTTATCTAAGCGAGACACGGGGAAAACCTTATACATTCTCGATGAGCCAACAACAGGCCTACATTTCCACGATATCCAGCAACTGTTAACGGTACTGCATAGATTACGGGATCACGGTAATACGGTTGTCGTGATTGAGCATAACCTAGACGTCGTCAAAACAGCGGACTGGATCCTAGATCTTGGCCCTGAAGGTGGTCAAGGAGGCGGTGAAATTGTTGCAGAAGGTACACCTGAAGATGTGGCGTTAGTCGAAGGTTCGCACACTGCTCGCTTCCTTAAGCCTATGTTAAATTTGAAGTAG
- a CDS encoding LuxR C-terminal-related transcriptional regulator, whose translation MRKSRYARTLHFLCIDPNDTYLHVKEIEKHLSIILYKMTPDELMLVDRKQSNRILLVDYREVPQLLVICPNLTVMWKNHEIILFNVPQQLPTSELLTYGVLKGLFYNTEQKDKIARGLQEVIDGDNWLPRKVTNQLLFYYRNMVNTNTTPTNVDLTIREIQVIRCLQSGSSNTQIADDLFISEFTVKSHLYQIFRKLAVKNRVQAIAWANQNLLA comes from the coding sequence ATGAGAAAATCAAGATACGCTCGCACTTTACACTTTCTGTGCATCGACCCAAACGATACCTATCTACATGTAAAGGAGATAGAAAAGCACTTATCTATTATTCTCTACAAAATGACACCCGACGAATTAATGTTAGTTGATAGAAAGCAGAGTAACCGGATCTTGCTCGTCGATTATAGAGAGGTACCACAACTACTGGTTATTTGTCCTAACCTGACTGTTATGTGGAAAAATCACGAAATCATTTTATTCAATGTCCCCCAGCAACTTCCAACCTCAGAGCTTCTTACCTATGGGGTACTAAAAGGACTCTTTTACAACACTGAACAAAAGGACAAGATTGCTCGTGGTCTTCAAGAAGTGATCGATGGTGACAACTGGCTACCTAGGAAGGTGACTAATCAACTTCTGTTTTATTATCGTAACATGGTCAATACCAATACGACCCCAACCAATGTTGATTTAACTATTCGTGAAATCCAAGTCATTCGCTGCCTTCAATCAGGATCATCAAATACTCAAATAGCCGATGACCTTTTCATTAGCGAATTCACGGTCAAATCCCACCTCTATCAAATATTCCGTAAGTTAGCGGTGAAAAATAGAGTCCAAGCTATTGCATGGGCAAACCAAAACTTGCTTGCATAA
- a CDS encoding MSHA biogenesis protein MshI, with protein sequence MNFKAILDKIKPTNNSGSSQVVLLGNDTVYISSTESKPQVTSFPVVNGDWESALKKLLSSESLTSDSLQLIVCANYYQTYQIDKPDIPQSEWSVALPFLLKDLISERVTDITASAVALPTSNKLQVYVLPKKLLDKLVSITNSAQVDLKGIAPEDEVWGYSAGELSNFILLQRSPNSHFKLGAFVENTVCFQRTIRSVVPPLTGTASSALQLDGLALELQRSIDYLSSQIKGTQLHQLKICCDEEDEAELQSVLNSTLSSTVSLLVEGERENSEKWLVTLAAEKNVFNVNLYPEHLKPKKEYFTLVNVVMVWGLVCTLLLGSYCVMQYQASSLDEELAALQYDLNQLNQEVNQLNSKLVQHKPSPVKVAAVARLTSEIQANKEALKAVGQYDESQQVGYSGVMNSFAKLGRNDISLSHIYMTHETLELRGLARDANVVPNWIGQFKNELNLVGRTFEKIKIGRNEQDVVTFELSTHRESE encoded by the coding sequence ATGAATTTTAAAGCGATTTTAGACAAAATAAAGCCAACGAATAATAGCGGTAGTTCTCAAGTTGTCCTTTTGGGCAATGATACCGTTTATATTTCATCGACTGAGTCAAAACCTCAAGTCACCAGTTTCCCTGTGGTTAACGGTGACTGGGAAAGTGCGCTGAAAAAATTGTTGAGCAGTGAATCGCTTACTAGTGATAGCCTTCAGCTAATTGTATGTGCGAACTACTACCAAACCTATCAAATTGATAAACCGGACATTCCACAGAGTGAATGGTCGGTTGCATTGCCTTTTCTATTGAAAGATCTGATCTCTGAAAGGGTGACTGATATTACAGCGAGTGCGGTAGCGCTACCGACCTCGAATAAGCTACAAGTGTATGTTTTGCCTAAAAAGCTATTGGACAAGCTTGTAAGCATTACTAATTCAGCACAAGTTGATCTTAAAGGTATTGCTCCCGAAGATGAAGTTTGGGGCTATAGTGCTGGTGAACTCTCTAATTTCATTCTTTTACAACGCAGCCCCAACTCACATTTTAAGCTTGGTGCATTTGTTGAAAACACGGTTTGCTTCCAAAGAACAATCCGCAGTGTTGTCCCCCCATTAACTGGTACCGCATCAAGTGCATTGCAGTTGGATGGTCTAGCTTTAGAACTCCAAAGGTCGATTGATTACCTTTCTTCTCAAATTAAAGGCACCCAACTTCATCAGTTAAAAATATGCTGTGATGAGGAAGATGAAGCTGAATTGCAGAGCGTGTTAAATAGCACATTGAGTTCGACCGTTTCTTTACTTGTTGAAGGTGAGCGCGAAAATTCAGAGAAATGGTTAGTTACGCTCGCGGCTGAAAAGAATGTTTTTAACGTTAATCTCTACCCTGAGCACCTTAAGCCTAAAAAAGAGTATTTCACTCTAGTGAATGTGGTTATGGTTTGGGGGCTTGTGTGTACCTTGTTGCTTGGCAGTTATTGTGTAATGCAGTATCAAGCATCGAGTTTGGATGAAGAGCTAGCAGCTTTACAATATGACTTGAATCAGCTTAACCAAGAAGTTAACCAATTAAATAGTAAGTTGGTTCAACATAAACCGTCTCCAGTGAAAGTAGCTGCGGTTGCTCGTCTCACTAGCGAGATACAAGCGAATAAAGAGGCTTTGAAGGCGGTCGGTCAATACGATGAATCCCAGCAAGTCGGGTATTCTGGTGTTATGAATTCCTTCGCTAAATTAGGGCGAAATGATATTTCGCTTTCGCATATCTACATGACTCACGAGACCCTAGAGCTTCGCGGTTTGGCTCGTGACGCTAATGTTGTTCCAAACTGGATTGGTCAGTTTAAAAATGAACTTAATTTAGTCGGGCGCACCTTTGAAAAGATAAAGATAGGTCGTAATGAGCAAGATGTGGTGACGTTTGAGTTAAGTACTCATAGGGAGAGTGAATAA
- the galU gene encoding UTP--glucose-1-phosphate uridylyltransferase GalU — MIKKCLFPAAGYGTRFLPATKSMPKEMMPVVNKPLIEYGVEEAIEAGMDGMCIVTGRGKHSLMDHFDKNYELEHQISGTNKEDLLINIRETIEAANFTYIRQREMKGLGHAILTGRELVGDEPFAVVLADDLCVNEQQGVLTQMVALYKQFRCSIVAVQEVPENETHKYGVISGEMIKDDLFRVDDMVEKPEPGTAPSNLAIIGRYILTPDIFELIEQTEPGKGGEIQITDALLKQAKAGCVLAYKFKGQRFDCGSVEGYIEATNYCFENLYKKDQKQIELGKHSTKKEA, encoded by the coding sequence ATGATCAAAAAGTGCCTTTTCCCGGCAGCTGGCTACGGTACACGCTTCCTACCAGCAACTAAATCAATGCCGAAAGAAATGATGCCAGTTGTAAACAAACCTCTGATTGAATACGGTGTTGAAGAAGCTATCGAAGCTGGTATGGATGGAATGTGCATCGTTACTGGCCGTGGTAAACATTCACTGATGGATCACTTTGATAAGAACTACGAGCTAGAGCACCAAATTAGCGGTACCAATAAAGAAGACTTGCTGATCAATATTCGTGAGACGATTGAAGCAGCAAACTTTACCTACATTCGTCAACGCGAAATGAAAGGTCTAGGCCATGCTATCTTGACGGGCCGTGAACTTGTGGGTGATGAGCCTTTCGCCGTTGTGCTTGCTGATGACCTTTGTGTGAACGAGCAGCAAGGCGTTCTGACTCAAATGGTTGCGCTATACAAGCAGTTCCGTTGCTCAATCGTTGCAGTACAAGAAGTGCCTGAAAACGAAACTCATAAATACGGTGTTATCTCGGGCGAGATGATCAAAGACGATCTTTTCCGTGTCGATGACATGGTAGAAAAGCCAGAACCAGGTACTGCACCAAGCAACCTAGCGATCATTGGCCGCTACATTCTGACTCCAGATATCTTTGAACTGATCGAGCAGACTGAACCAGGCAAAGGCGGCGAAATCCAAATCACTGATGCATTGCTAAAACAAGCAAAAGCAGGCTGTGTGTTGGCTTACAAATTTAAAGGCCAACGTTTTGATTGCGGTAGTGTTGAAGGTTATATCGAAGCAACAAACTACTGCTTTGAAAATCTATACAAAAAAGACCAAAAGCAAATCGAACTAGGTAAACACTCGACAAAGAAAGAAGCGTGA
- the mshL gene encoding pilus (MSHA type) biogenesis protein MshL, with amino-acid sequence MRKLVVAILVSSLVGCSMGHRDPVEIKESLSESINEANSKALHNLPSSVQDDLMPQLSSDSMSPNVETVKRFRIQAKGVEARTFFASLVKGTEYSAAIHPSVAGKLTLNLTDVTLDEVLAVAQDMYGYDIEKRGKVIQIYPAGLRTVTIPVDYLQVKRSGRSLTTITTGTISTSDSNSNSSNSNSNSSNSNSNSSNSNSNSSSSTSNGGTEIETISESDFWPQLEAAVAHLIGSGDGQSVVVTPQASVITVRAYPDEIREVREFLGISQKRLQRQVILEAKIMEVTLSDGYQQGINWTKMFSSNGTNYTLGMGSIVKNAAGTIIPGKLPGMDPIGTALGGQSNLVVSGGSFEAVLSFMDTQGDLNVLSSPRVTAANNQKAVIKVGIDKYFVTNLSSSVGSGDNANVAPEVELTPFFSGISLDVTPQIDDKGNVFLHVHPAVIEVEEEVKELNLGSTTGVVTLPLAKSSIRESDSVIRAQDGDVVVIGGLMKSNTSDMTSKVPFLGDIPALGHLFRNTSQLTQKTELVILLKPTVVGVNTWQSEMERSRDLLQEWFPDE; translated from the coding sequence ATGCGTAAACTTGTAGTAGCAATTCTAGTGTCATCTTTAGTCGGCTGTTCGATGGGGCATAGAGACCCTGTTGAGATAAAAGAGTCTTTAAGCGAATCTATTAATGAAGCGAATAGCAAAGCACTTCATAACTTACCTTCGTCGGTACAAGATGACCTTATGCCTCAGCTAAGTTCGGACTCTATGTCTCCGAATGTGGAAACCGTCAAGCGCTTTCGTATTCAAGCAAAAGGCGTTGAAGCGAGAACCTTTTTTGCAAGCCTAGTGAAAGGTACAGAGTACAGTGCCGCGATTCATCCAAGCGTTGCTGGAAAACTTACTCTAAATCTAACAGACGTGACCTTAGATGAAGTTCTGGCTGTTGCTCAGGATATGTATGGTTACGATATTGAAAAACGTGGCAAAGTGATTCAAATTTATCCGGCCGGTTTGCGCACAGTCACGATTCCAGTGGATTACTTGCAAGTAAAGCGTTCTGGTCGTTCTTTAACGACGATTACTACTGGAACAATTTCCACTTCAGACTCTAACTCGAACTCATCTAACTCGAATTCTAATTCGTCTAACTCGAATTCAAACTCATCAAACTCGAACTCCAATTCGTCTAGCTCCACATCTAACGGTGGTACGGAGATTGAAACGATATCTGAAAGTGATTTTTGGCCGCAGCTTGAAGCGGCAGTCGCTCACTTAATTGGTTCTGGTGATGGGCAAAGCGTTGTGGTTACGCCACAAGCGAGTGTGATTACGGTACGTGCTTACCCCGATGAAATCCGAGAGGTTCGTGAGTTCCTTGGTATTTCTCAGAAACGTCTGCAGCGCCAAGTTATCTTGGAAGCCAAAATCATGGAAGTGACACTTAGTGACGGCTATCAACAAGGCATTAACTGGACCAAGATGTTTTCGTCGAACGGTACTAACTACACGCTAGGTATGGGTTCTATCGTTAAAAATGCAGCTGGTACGATCATCCCAGGCAAACTACCAGGCATGGACCCAATCGGTACCGCTTTAGGTGGTCAATCTAACCTCGTTGTTTCTGGTGGTAGCTTTGAAGCTGTATTGAGTTTTATGGATACACAGGGTGACTTGAATGTGTTATCTAGCCCAAGAGTGACAGCAGCTAATAACCAGAAAGCGGTTATAAAAGTGGGTATAGATAAATATTTCGTGACGAATTTATCAAGTTCGGTCGGTAGTGGTGATAACGCGAATGTTGCCCCTGAAGTTGAGCTAACCCCGTTCTTCTCCGGTATTTCTTTGGATGTGACGCCGCAGATCGATGATAAAGGAAATGTGTTCCTGCATGTTCACCCCGCAGTGATTGAGGTGGAAGAGGAAGTGAAAGAGCTTAATCTTGGCTCAACAACTGGTGTTGTGACGCTGCCGTTGGCTAAAAGCTCTATTCGTGAATCTGACTCCGTGATTCGAGCGCAAGATGGTGATGTGGTTGTTATTGGCGGATTGATGAAATCAAACACCAGTGACATGACTTCAAAAGTTCCATTTCTTGGTGATATCCCGGCACTCGGTCATTTGTTCCGTAATACCAGTCAACTTACTCAAAAAACTGAACTCGTTATTCTATTAAAGCCAACGGTTGTAGGTGTCAATACTTGGCAATCAGAAATGGAGCGTTCTCGAGATCTTTTACAAGAATGGTTCCCGGATGAATAG
- a CDS encoding single-stranded DNA-binding protein: protein MASRGVNKVILVGNLGNDPEIRYMPNGGAVANITIATSESWRDKATGEQREKTEWHRVALFGKLAEVAGEYLRKGSQVYIEGQLQTRKWQDQSGQDRYTTEVVVQGFNGVMQMLGGRAQGGAPAQGGMGNNQQQGSWGQPQQPQQQQQQYSAPAQQQPKAPQQAPQQAQPQYNEPPMDFDDDIPF, encoded by the coding sequence ATGGCTAGCCGTGGAGTTAACAAAGTTATATTAGTGGGTAACCTAGGTAATGACCCTGAAATTCGTTACATGCCAAATGGCGGTGCAGTAGCGAACATTACCATTGCAACGTCAGAGTCATGGCGTGACAAAGCAACTGGCGAACAGCGCGAAAAAACAGAATGGCACCGTGTTGCTCTGTTTGGCAAGCTGGCGGAAGTTGCTGGTGAGTACCTACGTAAAGGTTCCCAAGTTTACATTGAAGGTCAACTTCAAACGCGTAAATGGCAAGATCAAAGCGGTCAAGATCGCTACACAACAGAAGTCGTTGTTCAAGGCTTCAACGGTGTAATGCAAATGCTTGGCGGTCGTGCTCAAGGCGGTGCTCCTGCCCAAGGTGGTATGGGTAACAACCAACAGCAAGGTAGTTGGGGGCAACCACAGCAGCCACAACAACAGCAGCAACAATACAGTGCGCCAGCTCAACAGCAGCCGAAAGCACCTCAACAAGCTCCTCAGCAGGCTCAACCTCAATATAATGAGCCGCCGATGGATTTTGATGATGACATCCCATTTTAA
- the pilO gene encoding type 4a pilus biogenesis protein PilO → MQLWNQLSDKFLALSLREKWLLFVCGLVGLSMLVFTLLIEPAYLDLQEKNVKSMSLTQSNQKQQGELLVLQAKLNKDPDKEIDLELKKLLVESQELSFELAEIVDRLVTPSQMAQLLESVLNAGNGLKLESLESLQPEAISDNQENSDNSNYFLHPVRMELTGSYFDILIYLQALESLPVSYYWRTFEYSVEEYPKARLVFEVYTLGTRQEFIGG, encoded by the coding sequence ATGCAACTGTGGAACCAGCTTAGCGATAAGTTCCTTGCATTAAGCCTGAGAGAGAAATGGCTACTTTTCGTGTGTGGTCTAGTGGGCTTATCCATGCTTGTATTTACCTTATTGATTGAACCTGCATATCTTGATTTACAAGAAAAGAATGTGAAGTCGATGAGCCTTACGCAGTCAAATCAGAAACAACAAGGTGAATTACTTGTTCTACAAGCCAAGTTGAACAAAGACCCAGATAAAGAAATTGATCTTGAGTTAAAAAAACTATTGGTTGAGAGCCAAGAGCTATCATTTGAGCTCGCTGAAATCGTTGATAGGTTGGTTACGCCTTCTCAAATGGCGCAGTTATTAGAGAGCGTTCTTAATGCAGGTAATGGACTGAAGCTTGAGTCTTTAGAATCGTTACAACCAGAAGCTATTTCGGACAATCAAGAGAACAGTGACAATTCAAATTACTTTCTCCATCCTGTTAGAATGGAGTTGACGGGTAGCTACTTCGATATTTTAATTTATCTTCAAGCACTTGAGTCACTTCCTGTGAGCTATTATTGGCGCACGTTTGAGTATTCAGTAGAAGAATATCCCAAAGCTCGACTTGTGTTCGAGGTTTACACCCTAGGTACCAGACAGGAGTTTATCGGTGGTTAG